A genomic region of Dictyoglomus sp. NZ13-RE01 contains the following coding sequences:
- a CDS encoding nuclease — MIKIVVTSDNHLNKFYKKMNPEQLRKRREFLRRAFKEVVDFAINEKVDLFFQAGDLFDMPNPRNIELIFVMEQFAHLKENGIDVFTVAGTHDSLISADEDSYPIRIFEKAGFVKAFTKLQELEPVIWEKNGSEKVLISGISTDMRLRDREPDPLQLLKLKNSYDGDFIKILLLHYSVEKFAHPKAREPQIKESSLNQLPFDLYIIGHLHTNRHYDLSNKKVIIPGATERVNFGEEENDTGFYFIVIEKNKVSKVEYIKTNSQPMKSIEVIIENKTTEDPTEIIINEIKKQSSKEQLLRCILKGKISSDLFTQINREKILDVGNNLNFFFDLDTQNLDIYDLSTTTISSEDLSIRKVLETIHNELLSQSQEQDKEILKESYEWVSSFLEKSDNFGDLL, encoded by the coding sequence ATGATTAAAATTGTAGTAACTTCAGATAATCACCTAAACAAATTCTACAAAAAAATGAATCCTGAACAATTGAGAAAAAGAAGGGAGTTTTTAAGAAGAGCTTTTAAAGAAGTAGTAGACTTCGCTATAAATGAGAAAGTGGATTTGTTTTTTCAAGCTGGAGACCTTTTTGATATGCCAAATCCAAGAAATATAGAATTGATATTTGTTATGGAGCAGTTTGCACATCTAAAGGAAAATGGAATTGATGTTTTTACAGTTGCTGGAACTCATGATTCCCTTATTTCCGCTGATGAAGATTCTTATCCTATTAGAATATTTGAAAAGGCAGGATTTGTAAAAGCTTTTACAAAATTGCAAGAATTGGAACCTGTGATCTGGGAGAAAAATGGAAGTGAAAAAGTGCTAATCTCCGGAATCTCTACTGATATGAGACTAAGGGATAGGGAGCCTGATCCATTGCAACTTTTAAAATTAAAAAACTCCTACGATGGAGACTTTATAAAAATTTTATTATTACACTATTCGGTAGAAAAGTTTGCCCATCCAAAAGCAAGAGAACCTCAAATAAAAGAGTCCTCCTTAAATCAATTGCCTTTTGATTTATATATAATTGGGCATCTCCATACCAATAGACATTACGATCTCAGCAACAAAAAAGTTATTATTCCTGGAGCTACGGAAAGAGTTAACTTTGGAGAAGAGGAAAATGATACAGGCTTTTACTTTATTGTGATTGAGAAAAATAAAGTAAGTAAAGTAGAATATATCAAGACAAATTCTCAACCCATGAAATCCATAGAAGTAATTATAGAAAACAAAACAACTGAAGATCCTACTGAGATAATTATTAATGAAATCAAGAAACAATCATCCAAGGAACAACTGCTAAGGTGCATATTAAAGGGAAAAATTTCATCGGATTTATTTACACAAATTAACCGTGAAAAAATATTGGATGTTGGAAATAATTTGAACTTTTTCTTTGATTTAGATACTCAAAACTTGGATATATATGATTTATCGACAACAACCATTTCATCTGAAGATCTTAGCATAAGAAAAGTCCTGGAAACAATACACAATGAACTCTTATCACAATCCCAGGAGCAAGATAAAGAAATATTAAAGGAATCCTATGAATGGGTCAGTAGTTTTCTCGAAAAATCTGACAATTTTGGTGATCTTTTATGA
- a CDS encoding acid phosphatase — protein MMEIFSFLKEPLFLIPVFSAIFAQIIKGIIRSFQEKRLAVKTFFEWGGMPSSHSALTICLSTILGFKEGFTSSIFILSTFFAGIVIADAIGVRLATEEQAKVLNKILQKYPIEEEISLKESIGHTPIEAFSGAILGFLIGLISYFLGMIK, from the coding sequence ATGATGGAGATATTCTCATTCTTAAAAGAGCCACTATTTTTAATTCCAGTTTTTTCCGCCATATTTGCTCAGATTATTAAAGGGATCATAAGGAGTTTTCAGGAAAAAAGATTAGCAGTAAAAACTTTCTTTGAGTGGGGTGGTATGCCAAGTTCTCACTCCGCCCTTACTATTTGCTTATCTACTATTTTGGGATTTAAAGAAGGTTTTACATCTTCAATATTTATACTTTCCACCTTCTTTGCAGGGATTGTAATAGCAGATGCTATAGGGGTACGCCTTGCTACAGAAGAACAAGCAAAAGTTTTAAATAAAATTTTACAGAAATATCCCATTGAAGAGGAAATCTCTTTAAAGGAATCCATAGGGCATACCCCTATTGAGGCTTTCTCTGGAGCAATTTTAGGATTTTTAATAGGCTTAATATCATACTTTTTGGGAATGATAAAATGA
- the lexA gene encoding repressor LexA has product MQNKINEKLLKRVELIMQFYYEKGRMPTYSEIAHLLQLKSKNSVFKLIKSLEKYGFLKRDEKGKLILKNLSHPIKVLGTIEAGFPSPAEEILLDTISLDEFLVENPQATFLLKVTGDSMKDAGILPGDLVLVQRGLLPRNGDIVIAKVDGEWTMKYFMKEQNKIVLLPANPKYDPIIPKNELEITGVVIAVIRKYK; this is encoded by the coding sequence ATGCAAAATAAGATTAATGAAAAATTGCTAAAAAGAGTAGAATTAATAATGCAATTCTACTATGAAAAGGGCAGAATGCCTACTTACTCAGAAATTGCACATCTTCTACAACTAAAGTCAAAAAACTCAGTGTTCAAGTTAATCAAAAGTTTGGAAAAATATGGATTTTTAAAAAGAGATGAAAAAGGGAAGTTAATACTCAAAAATCTTTCACATCCCATAAAAGTATTAGGAACCATTGAAGCAGGTTTTCCAAGTCCTGCAGAGGAAATATTACTGGATACTATCTCTTTAGACGAATTTTTAGTGGAAAATCCTCAAGCCACATTTCTTCTTAAAGTTACAGGAGACTCTATGAAAGATGCAGGAATCCTCCCTGGAGATTTGGTTTTAGTGCAAAGAGGACTTTTACCTAGAAATGGCGATATTGTGATTGCAAAAGTAGATGGAGAATGGACCATGAAATATTTCATGAAAGAACAGAATAAGATAGTTTTATTACCAGCAAATCCTAAATATGATCCCATCATACCCAAAAATGAGCTTGAAATTACAGGCGTAGTTATTGCGGTAATTAGAAAATATAAGTGA
- a CDS encoding glutamate--tRNA ligase translates to MKDIRVRIAPSPTGYLHVGTAHTALFNWLFARHNGGTFILRIEDTDIERSSKEYEKNILEGLTWLGLTWDEGPYYQTQRLEIYQKYAKKLLELGYAYYCYCTPEELEERRKIALANKQPPKYDRKCLYLTDEERAKYEREGRKPAIRLKVPEGKTVFHDLIRGDIEFNNDDIGDFIILKSDNIPTYNFAVVIDDYTMGISHVIRGEDHISNTPKQLFIYKALSWTPPEFAHLPLLLGPDRSKLSKRHGVTSVTEYKKMGYLPTALVNYLALLGWTPQENREIYTVEELIELFDLKKVTKNPGIFDITKLEWINTQHIRALPKEKLAELTYPFLKEAGLVKEENFDWNYYLKVVSLLQERLKTLAQIREYGDYFFLDDLDYDKETVKKVIKTDKLPEYLRKLAFEWERLEVFTAENLEKTLKNLAEILNISTGTLIHPIRVALTNKTVGPSLYELVEVLGKEKTIRRIKKFVEYIEENL, encoded by the coding sequence ATGAAGGATATTAGAGTTAGAATTGCGCCAAGCCCTACAGGATATTTGCATGTAGGTACAGCTCACACTGCCCTTTTTAACTGGCTCTTTGCAAGACATAATGGAGGAACCTTTATATTAAGAATAGAAGACACCGATATTGAGAGATCTTCTAAAGAGTATGAGAAAAATATTTTAGAAGGCTTAACTTGGCTTGGTTTAACATGGGATGAAGGACCATATTATCAGACGCAAAGATTAGAAATATACCAAAAATATGCTAAAAAATTATTAGAATTAGGTTATGCCTATTACTGTTATTGCACACCTGAAGAACTTGAGGAGAGAAGGAAAATTGCTCTTGCAAACAAACAACCCCCAAAATATGATAGAAAATGCCTATATTTAACTGATGAGGAAAGGGCAAAATACGAGAGAGAGGGAAGAAAGCCTGCCATCAGATTAAAAGTTCCAGAAGGGAAAACTGTTTTTCACGATCTTATTAGAGGAGATATAGAATTTAATAATGATGACATAGGAGATTTCATTATACTAAAATCTGATAATATACCAACTTATAATTTTGCTGTAGTAATTGACGACTATACTATGGGAATATCTCATGTAATTCGTGGTGAAGATCATATTTCCAATACTCCAAAACAGCTTTTTATATACAAGGCTCTCTCTTGGACCCCTCCTGAATTTGCCCACCTTCCTCTACTTTTAGGTCCTGACAGATCAAAGCTAAGTAAGAGGCATGGAGTAACCTCTGTTACAGAATATAAAAAAATGGGATATTTACCAACTGCCTTAGTAAATTATTTGGCTTTATTAGGATGGACTCCACAGGAGAATAGAGAAATTTATACTGTCGAGGAACTCATTGAACTATTTGACCTTAAAAAAGTAACGAAAAACCCAGGAATATTTGATATTACAAAGCTTGAATGGATTAATACTCAACATATAAGGGCTTTACCAAAGGAAAAATTAGCTGAATTAACCTATCCTTTCTTAAAAGAAGCAGGATTAGTAAAAGAAGAAAATTTTGACTGGAATTATTACTTAAAGGTTGTTTCCCTTTTGCAAGAAAGATTAAAGACCTTAGCTCAAATTAGGGAATATGGTGATTACTTCTTCTTAGATGATCTGGATTATGATAAAGAGACTGTAAAAAAAGTTATTAAGACAGATAAGCTTCCAGAATATCTTAGGAAGTTAGCTTTCGAGTGGGAAAGATTAGAAGTGTTTACCGCAGAAAATCTTGAAAAGACTTTAAAGAATTTGGCGGAAATTCTAAATATATCTACAGGTACATTAATCCATCCTATTAGAGTAGCCCTAACCAATAAGACTGTAGGACCAAGCCTTTATGAACTTGTTGAAGTATTAGGAAAAGAAAAAACTATTAGAAGGATAAAAAAGTTTGTTGAATATATTGAAGAAAATTTATAA
- a CDS encoding osmotically inducible protein OsmC, giving the protein METKVIWNGKMKFTGITPSNFQIVMDSTPDHGGENEGPRPMELVLVALGGCTGMDVISILNKMKEKVESFEMSITAERAQDHPKVYTKVHIEYIFKGENLKEENIKKAIELSQTKYCSVSAILRGTAEVTYSWKIL; this is encoded by the coding sequence ATGGAGACAAAAGTTATTTGGAACGGAAAAATGAAATTTACAGGAATTACACCATCTAACTTTCAAATTGTAATGGACTCCACTCCAGATCATGGAGGAGAGAATGAAGGACCTCGTCCAATGGAATTAGTCCTTGTAGCATTAGGTGGATGTACTGGCATGGATGTCATATCCATATTAAACAAAATGAAGGAAAAAGTCGAATCCTTTGAAATGAGTATAACAGCAGAAAGGGCTCAGGATCATCCCAAAGTTTATACAAAAGTTCACATTGAATATATCTTTAAAGGAGAAAATCTAAAAGAGGAAAATATAAAAAAGGCTATTGAGCTCTCACAAACAAAATATTGCTCAGTCTCTGCAATTCTTCGTGGTACAGCGGAAGTAACTTATTCCTGGAAAATACTATAG
- a CDS encoding DNA polymerase IV, with protein sequence MEVLCIYPWPRAIMHVDADAFFASCEQALKPHLKGKPVVVGRERGIVVALSYEAKAKGIQRGMLINTAKKLCPELEVLPLDYETYSLFSVRIFEILRRYSPQVEEYSIDEAFVDLTGLRRLYRSSYENIAEKIKRDIERELGISISVGLSITKVLAKIASKYQKPGGFTCIPGNEIHLYLKDLPLEEIWGIGPNTSALLKKFGIETALQFAKKDEYFIKKYLTKPFLEIWKELNGISVYPVISTSKSSYKSISKACTFEPTNDESIIFAHLMKNLEEACFKARRFKLAPRRIIFFLKGQDFKAEAMDIKLLTPSAIPFFLAPLIRKGFEKIYNPNRIYRQTGIILTDFIDDQNIQLTLFEDPKKLIKMERLYSAVETIIKKYGSQSIYISSSSLVRKNKEKKLKFPLMDIRV encoded by the coding sequence ATGGAAGTCTTATGTATTTATCCATGGCCAAGAGCAATTATGCATGTCGATGCTGATGCTTTTTTTGCTTCTTGCGAACAAGCTTTAAAGCCTCATTTAAAAGGAAAACCTGTTGTAGTTGGAAGGGAAAGAGGCATTGTTGTTGCTCTAAGTTATGAAGCAAAAGCTAAAGGTATTCAAAGAGGGATGTTAATAAACACAGCCAAAAAATTATGTCCTGAACTGGAAGTTTTACCATTAGACTACGAAACTTATAGTCTCTTTTCTGTAAGAATCTTCGAAATACTAAGAAGATACTCTCCCCAGGTAGAAGAGTATTCCATTGATGAAGCTTTTGTAGATTTGACAGGACTTAGAAGGCTCTATAGATCTTCCTACGAAAATATTGCAGAAAAGATAAAAAGAGATATTGAAAGAGAATTAGGAATAAGCATCTCAGTAGGATTAAGTATTACAAAAGTGTTAGCTAAGATAGCGTCAAAATACCAAAAGCCTGGTGGCTTCACCTGTATACCTGGAAATGAGATTCATCTCTATCTAAAAGATCTACCTTTGGAAGAGATTTGGGGAATAGGTCCTAATACTTCTGCTTTATTAAAAAAGTTTGGAATTGAGACAGCTCTTCAGTTTGCTAAAAAAGACGAATATTTTATTAAAAAGTATCTAACAAAACCATTTTTAGAAATATGGAAAGAGTTAAACGGTATAAGTGTATACCCTGTAATATCTACGTCGAAAAGTAGTTATAAAAGTATAAGTAAAGCATGCACCTTTGAACCTACTAATGACGAAAGTATTATCTTTGCTCATTTAATGAAAAACCTTGAAGAGGCTTGTTTCAAGGCAAGAAGATTCAAACTTGCTCCCAGAAGAATTATTTTCTTTTTAAAAGGGCAAGACTTTAAAGCTGAAGCCATGGATATAAAACTTTTAACCCCTTCTGCTATCCCCTTCTTTCTTGCCCCATTAATTAGAAAGGGATTTGAAAAAATTTATAACCCAAATAGAATATATAGACAAACAGGCATAATCCTCACAGATTTTATAGATGATCAAAATATACAACTGACTTTATTTGAGGATCCAAAAAAACTTATAAAAATGGAGAGGCTATACTCTGCAGTAGAAACAATTATAAAAAAGTATGGATCTCAGTCTATCTATATTAGCTCAAGTAGTTTAGTAAGAAAGAACAAAGAAAAGAAACTTAAGTTTCCTTTAATGGATATAAGAGTATGA
- the galU gene encoding UTP--glucose-1-phosphate uridylyltransferase: protein MSIRKAVFPAAGLGTRFLPATKAQPKEMLPVVDKPIIQYGVEEAVASGLEEIVIVTGRNKRAIEDHFDISFELEYFLQKKGDLDLLRQVREISDLATVYYIRQKEPLGLGHAVLVTKEIVKDEPFAVVLSDDLIVSEVPCLKQMINIYERYKCSVIAVEKVPMEEVKNYGIIAGKEIEEGLYQVTDLIEKPKVEEAPSNLAIVGRYILTPEIFNMLERVKPGRGGEIQLTDGLKLLLEKEAIYAYEFKGKRYDTGNKLGFLIASVELALQREDIGEVFKKYLLDLLEKLR from the coding sequence ATGAGTATCAGAAAGGCTGTTTTTCCTGCTGCAGGGCTTGGTACTCGCTTTCTTCCTGCAACAAAGGCTCAACCTAAGGAAATGCTTCCAGTTGTTGATAAGCCAATCATACAATATGGAGTTGAAGAGGCAGTAGCTTCTGGTTTAGAGGAGATTGTTATTGTAACTGGGAGGAATAAAAGAGCTATAGAGGATCACTTTGATATTTCCTTTGAGTTAGAGTATTTTCTTCAGAAGAAAGGAGATTTAGATCTATTAAGACAGGTAAGAGAGATATCAGATCTTGCTACAGTTTACTATATAAGACAGAAAGAGCCCCTTGGTTTAGGACATGCGGTATTAGTTACTAAGGAAATAGTTAAAGATGAACCTTTTGCAGTAGTGCTTAGTGATGATTTAATTGTTAGTGAAGTTCCATGCTTAAAGCAAATGATAAATATATATGAAAGATATAAGTGTTCTGTTATTGCTGTAGAGAAGGTTCCAATGGAGGAAGTTAAAAATTATGGTATTATTGCAGGAAAAGAGATAGAAGAAGGTTTATATCAAGTTACGGATTTGATTGAGAAGCCAAAAGTGGAAGAGGCTCCATCAAATTTGGCTATAGTTGGAAGATATATATTAACTCCTGAGATTTTTAATATGTTGGAAAGGGTAAAGCCTGGAAGAGGAGGGGAAATACAGCTTACTGATGGATTGAAACTTCTTTTGGAAAAAGAGGCAATCTATGCTTATGAATTCAAAGGTAAAAGGTATGATACTGGAAACAAATTGGGTTTTCTTATTGCCTCTGTAGAGTTGGCATTGCAAAGGGAAGATATTGGTGAAGTATTTAAGAAATATCTCTTAGATTTGTTAGAGAAATTAAGATAA
- a CDS encoding geranylgeranyl pyrophosphate synthase encodes MDVFKEYLLKIENKLLENWQKFSNQLPLYLYSAYHMGWIDEYGNLLLEGKGGKRLRPLFCVIVNQAFNGPLDDALNIACSLEFLHNFSLVHDDIQDEDVKRHNRWTVWKLWGIPQAINVGDSLFNLTFQVLTQLSSPTLLSVSLKEITNAIQELIEGQYMDISFEKRLDVSLKEYMDMIEKKTARLFAVSFYLGSFSANYKDDLSRKFFNIGKNFGIFFQIVDDILGIWGDPDKTGKPILSDLWKKKKTFPIILLTQEASEKEKRKIDEFWRKPVLSDQDVYYILELLEKKGIKFASFNTAEKYFQKAYKELEEFKDLIDISLIKNLFANYYNLIDSLQR; translated from the coding sequence ATGGATGTTTTTAAGGAATATTTATTAAAAATAGAAAACAAACTTTTAGAAAACTGGCAAAAGTTTTCAAACCAGTTACCTCTATATCTTTATTCTGCTTATCATATGGGTTGGATTGATGAATATGGGAATTTGCTTTTAGAAGGTAAAGGTGGAAAAAGATTAAGACCTTTATTTTGCGTAATTGTTAACCAAGCCTTTAATGGTCCATTAGATGATGCTTTAAATATAGCATGTTCGCTTGAGTTTCTTCATAATTTTTCTCTTGTACATGATGATATTCAAGATGAAGATGTAAAAAGACATAATAGATGGACAGTTTGGAAGTTATGGGGAATACCACAAGCAATAAACGTTGGAGATTCACTATTTAATCTTACTTTCCAGGTTTTAACTCAGTTATCTTCTCCCACACTTTTATCAGTAAGCTTAAAAGAAATTACAAATGCTATTCAGGAGTTAATAGAAGGACAATATATGGATATAAGCTTTGAGAAAAGATTAGATGTATCCTTAAAAGAGTATATGGATATGATTGAAAAGAAAACAGCAAGACTTTTTGCAGTATCTTTCTATTTAGGGTCCTTTTCTGCAAATTATAAAGATGATTTATCACGAAAGTTTTTTAACATAGGAAAAAACTTTGGTATCTTTTTTCAAATTGTAGATGATATTTTGGGTATATGGGGTGATCCTGATAAGACAGGGAAACCAATTTTAAGTGACCTTTGGAAGAAGAAAAAAACTTTTCCAATTATACTACTTACTCAAGAGGCATCTGAGAAAGAAAAGAGAAAAATTGATGAGTTTTGGAGAAAACCAGTTCTTTCTGATCAAGATGTATATTATATTTTAGAGTTATTAGAAAAGAAGGGAATTAAGTTTGCTTCTTTTAATACTGCGGAGAAATACTTTCAAAAGGCATATAAAGAGCTTGAGGAATTTAAAGATTTAATTGATATATCTCTTATCAAGAACTTATTTGCAAATTATTACAATTTAATTGACTCACTCCAAAGGTGA
- a CDS encoding bifunctional phosphoglucose/phosphomannose isomerase produces MVVMEILNSVEEMRKLDPKDMIGAVYNLPEQIESAMEISYGSELKIEKADINKVLVLGMGGSAIGGDVLKSVAFDDAKVPVLVNRDYSLPNFVDENTLVFAVSYSGNTVETLESAKKSFERGAKVVAITSGGELEKFAIEKGITLIKIPKGLAPRAAIGYVTIPSLVVMDRLGLLPSQKEALKETIEYLKKAREEFKIENPLEKNMAKKLASLVFGRIPLIYAVEERWAVAGYRWKCQFNENGKYPAFTHFFPELNHNEIMSWEADSKIINSFALIFLYTSLEGEMKIRVEFMKEKIEERGVPVFLWKGEGNYPLTKFFSLTYLGDFTTVYMAYLTGKDPFAIGFINELKLRIGQSLS; encoded by the coding sequence ATGGTAGTTATGGAGATATTGAATAGTGTTGAAGAGATGAGAAAACTTGATCCCAAAGACATGATAGGAGCCGTTTATAATCTTCCAGAACAAATAGAATCTGCTATGGAAATTTCCTATGGTTCAGAGCTAAAAATAGAAAAGGCGGATATTAATAAAGTTTTGGTTTTAGGTATGGGAGGCTCTGCAATTGGTGGAGATGTACTAAAAAGTGTTGCATTTGATGATGCAAAAGTACCAGTACTTGTAAATAGGGATTATTCTTTACCAAATTTTGTTGACGAAAATACTTTAGTATTTGCTGTTAGTTATTCTGGAAATACTGTGGAAACTTTAGAGTCTGCAAAAAAATCCTTTGAAAGAGGAGCAAAAGTTGTAGCCATTACAAGTGGAGGTGAGCTTGAAAAGTTTGCTATAGAAAAGGGTATAACTCTTATAAAAATACCTAAGGGACTTGCTCCAAGAGCTGCTATAGGATACGTAACTATTCCTTCTTTAGTAGTAATGGATAGATTAGGATTATTGCCATCTCAAAAAGAGGCATTAAAAGAGACAATTGAATATTTAAAGAAAGCAAGGGAAGAGTTTAAAATAGAGAATCCTTTAGAGAAGAATATGGCTAAAAAACTTGCGAGCTTGGTTTTTGGTAGGATTCCATTAATATATGCTGTAGAAGAGAGATGGGCAGTTGCAGGGTATAGATGGAAATGTCAATTTAATGAAAATGGAAAGTATCCTGCATTTACCCATTTCTTCCCAGAATTAAATCACAACGAAATTATGTCTTGGGAAGCAGATTCAAAGATAATAAACTCCTTTGCTCTTATATTTCTTTATACATCATTAGAAGGTGAAATGAAAATTAGAGTAGAATTTATGAAGGAAAAAATTGAAGAGAGGGGAGTTCCAGTTTTCCTCTGGAAAGGTGAAGGAAACTATCCACTAACTAAATTTTTCTCTCTTACTTATTTAGGGGATTTTACAACAGTCTACATGGCATATTTAACAGGAAAAGATCCATTTGCTATTGGTTTTATAAACGAACTAAAATTAAGAATTGGGCAAAGTTTATCTTGA
- a CDS encoding glucosamine--fructose-6-phosphate aminotransferase, whose amino-acid sequence MEKFMYKEIKEGVEVLEKLYNNIEIFEKVTEKIKEFNPKNIIFVARGTSDNACVWGRYYFESNIKIPVSLCAPSLYTIYNSPPQLNDSLVIAVSQSGESEDICEVVRNANNQKALTIGITNNLNSKLANLAQNVIYLNAGEEKSVSATKTYLAELFALYLLANIWLNRNNSKEVEKLFNSLKEVIRREGEIKEKALPYKFMEHCVILGRGYNLASALEMSLKLKETSYILAEPYSTADFLHGPLALVSFGFPIFMFIPKGESLTTSYETLKILEEKEVDIFLFSNEEALNQKYNGFYISSEIPESLTPLLFILPAQFFTYFLTIIKGLDPDNPRYLRKVTITK is encoded by the coding sequence ATGGAGAAGTTCATGTATAAAGAAATTAAAGAGGGAGTAGAAGTATTAGAAAAATTATATAATAACATAGAGATTTTTGAAAAAGTTACTGAGAAAATAAAAGAATTTAATCCTAAGAACATTATATTTGTAGCCAGAGGAACCTCTGATAATGCTTGTGTTTGGGGAAGATATTATTTTGAATCCAATATAAAAATTCCCGTTTCCCTTTGTGCCCCATCTTTATACACTATATATAATTCTCCACCTCAATTAAACGATTCTTTGGTAATTGCAGTGTCCCAATCTGGTGAAAGTGAAGATATTTGTGAGGTAGTTAGAAATGCAAATAACCAAAAAGCACTTACCATAGGAATTACAAACAATCTAAATAGTAAGCTTGCAAACTTAGCTCAAAACGTTATTTATTTAAATGCTGGAGAAGAAAAAAGTGTTTCAGCAACAAAAACCTACTTAGCAGAGCTTTTTGCTCTTTATCTTTTAGCGAACATTTGGCTAAATAGAAACAATTCAAAAGAAGTTGAAAAATTATTTAATTCTCTTAAAGAAGTTATAAGAAGAGAGGGAGAAATTAAAGAAAAAGCATTACCCTATAAATTTATGGAGCATTGTGTTATTTTAGGTAGAGGATATAATTTAGCATCTGCGTTAGAAATGTCACTCAAATTAAAAGAAACTTCTTATATCTTAGCAGAACCTTACTCTACTGCAGATTTTCTGCATGGTCCTTTAGCACTTGTTTCTTTCGGATTTCCCATTTTTATGTTTATACCCAAAGGAGAAAGTCTTACCACATCCTATGAAACATTAAAAATATTAGAAGAAAAAGAGGTTGATATATTTTTATTCTCCAATGAAGAAGCTCTTAATCAAAAATATAATGGATTTTATATATCTTCTGAAATACCTGAATCGTTAACACCACTTCTTTTCATATTACCTGCCCAATTCTTTACTTATTTCTTAACAATTATAAAAGGATTAGATCCTGATAATCCAAGATATTTAAGAAAGGTTACGATAACAAAATGA
- a CDS encoding glycosyl transferase family 1: MRIGFFSDTYKPQKNGVVTAIKMQKNFLEESGNDVFVFIPKIPNSSQEKNVFTLSSITFPFQKEHRIAKPYSIKYDLLLDKLKLDIIHTHTPFSLGIFGWQQARKRKIPLVHTYHTLFDEYAYYVWDHFPEFVKNKIITEETAKSIAIWWSKTYCNLCDLVIAPSTKVKKILESYEINKPIEVLPNALDLREFVPVHKSIARKNRKFPKDGIILLFVGRLGKEKNIPFLLKVLQRLKRSSYPYYLVIVGDNPDKRVKEGLIKEAERLGVIDRTIFTGYLEYKDVIESYYASDIFVFSSLTETQGMVVLEALFSGLPVIALEDLAIGDVVKDGENGFLIPNTQNSIDEFAKKIILITENKDLYNRLSKRAREIANDFSSENLNKRLLEIYNNLIKKSKK; the protein is encoded by the coding sequence ATGAGAATTGGGTTTTTTAGTGATACCTACAAACCACAAAAAAATGGTGTTGTTACTGCCATTAAAATGCAAAAAAATTTTTTAGAAGAATCTGGAAACGATGTTTTTGTATTTATCCCTAAAATTCCTAATTCTTCCCAAGAAAAGAATGTTTTTACCCTATCATCAATAACCTTTCCCTTTCAAAAGGAGCATAGAATTGCAAAACCTTATTCAATTAAATATGATCTTTTATTAGATAAATTAAAGTTAGATATCATTCATACCCATACTCCTTTTTCCTTAGGAATATTTGGTTGGCAACAAGCAAGAAAAAGAAAAATCCCATTAGTACATACCTATCATACATTATTTGACGAGTATGCATATTACGTTTGGGACCACTTTCCAGAGTTTGTAAAAAACAAAATAATCACTGAAGAGACAGCAAAAAGCATTGCTATATGGTGGAGTAAAACCTATTGCAATCTTTGTGACCTTGTAATTGCACCATCAACAAAAGTAAAAAAGATATTGGAAAGTTATGAGATAAATAAACCCATAGAAGTTCTTCCAAATGCTTTAGACTTAAGAGAGTTCGTGCCTGTACATAAATCAATTGCAAGAAAGAATAGAAAATTCCCAAAGGATGGAATAATTTTGCTCTTTGTGGGTAGATTAGGAAAGGAAAAAAACATTCCCTTTCTTCTTAAGGTATTACAAAGGCTTAAAAGGTCTTCATACCCATATTATTTAGTAATAGTTGGAGATAATCCTGATAAAAGAGTAAAAGAGGGCTTAATAAAAGAGGCAGAAAGATTAGGGGTAATTGATAGAACAATATTTACAGGATATTTGGAATATAAAGATGTAATTGAAAGTTACTATGCAAGTGATATCTTCGTCTTCTCATCATTAACAGAGACCCAAGGAATGGTTGTTTTAGAAGCATTGTTCTCTGGGCTACCTGTAATTGCTTTAGAGGATTTAGCTATAGGAGATGTAGTAAAGGATGGAGAAAATGGATTTTTAATTCCAAATACCCAAAATAGTATCGATGAATTCGCAAAAAAGATAATTCTAATTACAGAAAATAAGGATTTATATAATAGACTTTCTAAAAGAGCAAGGGAAATTGCTAATGATTTTAGCTCTGAAAATTTGAACAAAAGGCTCTTAGAGATATATAATAATCTAATAAAAAAGAGTAAAAAGTGA